In a genomic window of Variovorax paradoxus:
- a CDS encoding M3 family metallopeptidase, with the protein MATSNNPLLDFTDLPLFDRIRPEHVAPAVDVLLAEAETALQTVTAPDFPASWSAISKVLDVASERFSRAWSAVGHLNAVADTPELRAAYNEAMPRVTAFWTRLGSDERLYAKYKAIDVATLDAEQRQAHLNAVRNFVLGGAELQGEAKQRFAEIQERQAELSQKFSENALDATDAFAYYAQFGELEGVPEDVVNAARAAAEAEAKDGYKLTLKMPCYLPVMQFAKSSALRETLYRAYVTRASELGDPAFDNTSLIGEILALREEEAKLLGYRNFGELSVVPKMAESPEQVVKFLRDLAAKARPYGERDLADLRAFASTQLGLADPQPWDWSYIGEKLKEARYAFSEQEVKQYFPAPKVMAGLFKIVETLFEVSIRRDSAPTWHPSVEFYRIERAGQKVGQFYLDPSARAAKRGGAWMDDVRARWLRPDDGRLQTPIAQLVCNFAEGVGGKPPLLTHDDVTTLFHEFGHGLHHMLTQVNERDVSGISGVEWDAVELPSQFMENFCWEWDVLSHMTAHVDTGAPLPRALFDKMTAAKNFQSGLQTLRQIEFSLFDMLLHTEYHAAAAKPGDVLALLAQVRAEVAVMPSPPFSRTPNTFSHIFSGGYAAGYYSYKWAEVLSADAYAAFEETVGANGEPSIETGRKYRQAILEAGGSRSAMESFKAFRGREPQLDALLRHQGMAEPQPA; encoded by the coding sequence ATGGCCACCTCGAACAACCCCCTCCTCGATTTCACCGACCTCCCGCTGTTCGACCGCATCCGGCCCGAACACGTCGCCCCCGCGGTCGACGTGCTGCTCGCCGAGGCCGAGACCGCGCTGCAGACGGTGACGGCACCCGACTTCCCCGCCAGCTGGAGCGCGATCTCCAAGGTGCTCGACGTGGCCTCGGAACGCTTCAGCCGCGCCTGGAGCGCGGTCGGCCATCTCAATGCCGTGGCCGACACGCCCGAGCTGCGCGCCGCCTACAACGAGGCGATGCCGCGCGTCACCGCGTTCTGGACCCGCCTGGGCTCCGACGAGCGCCTGTACGCGAAGTACAAGGCGATCGATGTCGCCACGCTCGACGCCGAGCAGCGCCAGGCGCATCTCAACGCGGTGCGCAACTTCGTGCTCGGCGGCGCCGAGCTGCAGGGCGAGGCCAAGCAGCGCTTCGCCGAGATCCAGGAACGCCAGGCCGAGCTGAGCCAGAAGTTCAGCGAGAACGCGCTCGACGCGACCGATGCCTTCGCCTACTACGCGCAGTTCGGCGAGCTCGAGGGCGTACCGGAAGACGTGGTCAATGCCGCGCGCGCCGCGGCCGAAGCCGAGGCCAAGGACGGCTACAAGCTCACGCTCAAGATGCCCTGCTACCTGCCGGTGATGCAGTTCGCCAAGAGCAGCGCGCTGCGCGAGACGCTCTACCGCGCCTACGTCACGCGCGCCAGCGAACTCGGCGACCCGGCCTTCGACAACACGTCGCTGATCGGCGAGATCCTCGCGCTGCGCGAGGAAGAGGCCAAGCTGCTGGGCTACCGCAACTTCGGCGAGCTCTCGGTGGTGCCGAAGATGGCCGAATCGCCCGAGCAGGTGGTGAAGTTCCTGCGCGACCTCGCGGCCAAGGCCCGCCCCTACGGCGAGCGCGACCTCGCCGACCTGCGCGCCTTCGCATCCACGCAACTGGGCCTGGCCGATCCGCAGCCCTGGGACTGGAGCTACATCGGCGAGAAGCTCAAGGAGGCGCGCTACGCCTTCAGCGAGCAGGAGGTCAAGCAGTACTTCCCGGCGCCAAAGGTGATGGCGGGCCTGTTCAAGATCGTCGAGACGCTGTTCGAGGTCTCGATCCGCCGCGACAGCGCGCCGACCTGGCATCCGAGCGTCGAGTTCTACCGCATCGAGCGCGCCGGCCAGAAGGTCGGCCAGTTCTACCTCGACCCCTCCGCGCGCGCCGCCAAGCGCGGCGGCGCCTGGATGGACGACGTGCGCGCGCGCTGGCTGCGGCCCGACGACGGCCGCCTGCAGACGCCGATCGCGCAACTGGTCTGCAATTTCGCCGAGGGCGTGGGCGGCAAGCCGCCGCTGCTCACGCACGACGACGTGACCACCCTGTTCCACGAGTTCGGCCATGGCCTGCACCACATGCTCACGCAGGTGAACGAGCGCGACGTGTCGGGCATCAGCGGCGTCGAATGGGACGCAGTCGAACTGCCGAGCCAGTTCATGGAGAACTTCTGCTGGGAGTGGGACGTGCTGAGCCACATGACGGCCCACGTCGACACCGGCGCGCCGCTGCCGCGCGCGCTGTTCGACAAGATGACCGCCGCCAAGAACTTCCAGAGCGGCCTGCAGACGCTGCGCCAGATCGAGTTCTCGCTGTTCGACATGCTGCTGCACACCGAGTACCACGCCGCGGCCGCGAAGCCCGGCGACGTGCTCGCGCTGCTGGCCCAGGTGCGCGCCGAGGTGGCCGTGATGCCCTCGCCGCCCTTCAGCCGCACGCCGAACACCTTCAGCCACATCTTCTCGGGCGGCTATGCGGCCGGCTACTACAGCTACAAGTGGGCCGAGGTGCTGAGCGCCGACGCCTACGCGGCCTTCGAGGAAACCGTGGGCGCCAACGGCGAACCGAGCATCGAGACCGGCCGCAAGTACCGACAGGCCATCCTCGAGGCCGGCGGCAGCCGCAGCGCGATGGAGTCGTTCAAGGCCTTCCGCGGCCGCGAACCCCAGCTTGATGCGCTGCTGCGACACCAGGGCATGGCCGAGCCGCAGCCGGCTTGA
- the folD gene encoding bifunctional methylenetetrahydrofolate dehydrogenase/methenyltetrahydrofolate cyclohydrolase FolD, with protein sequence MTAQLIDGNALAKTIRAEVAGRTAALKARGVNPALSIILVGEDPASQVYTKHKVNDSTQTGLSATLETHPADLSEADLLARIRVLNDDPAVHGILVQLPLPKHMDSQKVIETISPAKDVDGFHVASAGALMTGAPGFWPCTPFGCMKMLESIGYDLRGKHAVVIGRSNIVGKPMAMMLLAKSATVTICHSATQDLGAITRQADVIVAAVGKLNLLTADMVKPGAVVIDVGMNRKADGKLAGDVDFDGVKEVAGWITPVPGGVGPMTRAMLLANTLEAAERAAK encoded by the coding sequence ATGACCGCCCAACTGATCGACGGCAACGCCCTCGCCAAAACCATCCGCGCCGAAGTCGCCGGCCGCACCGCGGCGCTCAAGGCCCGCGGCGTGAACCCGGCCCTTTCCATCATCCTCGTGGGCGAGGACCCGGCCAGCCAGGTCTATACCAAGCACAAGGTCAACGACAGCACGCAGACCGGCCTCTCGGCCACGCTCGAGACCCACCCGGCCGACCTGAGCGAGGCCGACCTGCTCGCGCGCATCCGCGTGCTCAACGACGACCCGGCGGTGCACGGCATCCTGGTGCAGCTGCCGCTGCCCAAGCACATGGACAGCCAGAAGGTCATCGAGACCATCTCGCCCGCGAAGGACGTCGACGGCTTCCACGTCGCCAGCGCCGGCGCGCTGATGACCGGCGCGCCGGGCTTCTGGCCCTGCACGCCCTTCGGCTGCATGAAGATGCTCGAATCCATCGGCTACGACCTGCGCGGCAAGCACGCGGTGGTGATCGGCCGCAGCAACATCGTCGGCAAGCCGATGGCCATGATGCTGCTGGCCAAGAGCGCCACCGTGACCATCTGCCACAGCGCCACGCAGGACCTGGGCGCCATCACGCGCCAGGCCGACGTGATCGTCGCGGCCGTCGGCAAGCTCAACCTCCTCACGGCCGACATGGTCAAGCCCGGCGCGGTGGTCATCGATGTCGGCATGAACCGCAAGGCCGACGGCAAGCTCGCGGGCGACGTCGACTTCGACGGCGTGAAGGAAGTCGCCGGCTGGATCACCCCGGTGCCCGGCGGCGTCGGCCCGATGACGCGCGCCATGCTGCTCGCCAACACCCTTGAAGCGGCCGAACGCGCCGCCAAGTGA
- a CDS encoding response regulator transcription factor — MSLIPKKGTVYVVDDDEAVRDSLQWLLEGKDYRVRCFDSAESFLSRYDPREVACLIVDIRMGGMTGLELQDRLIERRSPLPIVVITGHGDVPMAVDSMKKGAMDFIQKPFNDEELVALVERMLEHARGAFTQHQQSASRDALLSKLTGREAQVLERIVAGRLNKQIADDLGISIKTVEAHRANIMEKLNANTVADLLKIALGQAAPAAKA, encoded by the coding sequence ATGAGTTTGATTCCGAAAAAGGGCACTGTGTATGTCGTCGATGACGACGAAGCGGTACGCGATTCGCTCCAATGGCTGCTCGAAGGCAAGGACTACCGGGTCCGCTGTTTCGATTCCGCCGAGTCCTTCCTCTCCCGCTACGACCCCCGCGAGGTGGCCTGCCTGATCGTCGACATCCGCATGGGTGGCATGACGGGCCTGGAGCTGCAGGACCGGTTGATCGAGCGCCGCTCGCCGCTGCCGATCGTGGTCATCACCGGCCACGGCGACGTGCCGATGGCCGTCGACAGCATGAAGAAGGGCGCGATGGATTTCATCCAGAAGCCCTTCAACGACGAGGAGCTCGTCGCGCTGGTCGAGCGCATGCTCGAACATGCGCGTGGCGCCTTCACGCAGCACCAGCAGTCGGCCAGCCGCGACGCGCTGCTGTCCAAGCTCACGGGCCGCGAGGCGCAGGTGCTCGAGCGCATCGTCGCCGGCCGGCTCAACAAGCAGATCGCCGACGACCTCGGCATCAGCATCAAGACGGTCGAGGCGCATCGCGCCAACATCATGGAGAAGCTCAACGCCAACACCGTGGCCGATCTGCTGAAGATCGCGCTCGGACAGGCGGCGCCCGCTGCCAAGGCCTAG
- a CDS encoding PAS domain S-box protein, translating into MPFSSPLAVARSAVNASPLSWWRRWWRRQTPVLQDAVAMLAPMAAVLLFLAAIVTAFWYLRTEEVEREQESVRRDVEYAQQRMRLRLLERQEQLMRIARDASNREIDPIEFTSRAESLVSQFPELQTITWIDDRRRFKAGYAAPSVHPAQQHLIGDVLRPGDIESNYALARELRQPVFSQPAAGGDPPAMLQLHIPLFDQGLFAGVVLGEFSVDGLLRYGMPSEVQARYAVSLLDAKGKVIAGNTANLRETGARLLPWSERTNEYEVPVSPVGNALVLRAQAYRTSQGVVGNGLFWLVCALSVLTSWMLIGTWRHTRRRLQAQQRLVAETNFRRAMENSMLTGMRVLDLQGRITYVNAAFCAMTGWAEEELVGQTPPFPYWLESDREVMNERLEEELHGRALPGGFQVRVKRKNGSVFDARLYVSPLIDARGHQTGWMTSMTDITEPTRIREQLSASYERFTTVLEALDAAVSVAPIGSEELLFANKLYRLWFGSDTVGHLGMVAQAGVPASNAHDEGLDDVDPYAGLPIDTLTAAQAANNEIFVPELGKWLEVRSRYLTWVDGRLAQLVIATDITPRRDAEEQAAAQADRAQSASRLITMGEMASSVAHELNQPLTAISNYCNGMMSRIKSQSIDNDALLAALEKTSKQAQRAGQIIQRIRSFVKRSEPNRTPADVATMVSEAVELAGIELRRRNVRLNHYVAARLPMVRVDPILIEQVMVNLLKNAAESIDLAERPLARRSVELRVLPKVIEGHNAIEFSVQDTGKGLAPEVMDRLYEAFFSTKPEGMGIGLNLCRTIVESHRGRMQAENIYNGPDVIGCRFSFWIPVLDAISSLASDEVKVPA; encoded by the coding sequence ATGCCTTTTTCCTCTCCGCTGGCCGTGGCCCGCAGTGCCGTCAACGCCTCGCCGCTGTCGTGGTGGCGCCGCTGGTGGCGCCGCCAGACCCCGGTGCTGCAGGACGCCGTCGCGATGCTGGCCCCGATGGCCGCCGTGCTGCTGTTCCTCGCGGCGATCGTCACCGCCTTCTGGTATCTGCGCACCGAGGAGGTCGAGCGCGAGCAGGAGTCGGTGCGCCGCGACGTCGAGTACGCCCAGCAGCGCATGCGGCTGCGGCTGCTGGAGCGCCAGGAGCAGCTGATGCGCATCGCGCGCGATGCCTCCAACCGCGAGATCGACCCGATCGAGTTCACCAGCCGCGCCGAATCGCTGGTGAGCCAGTTCCCCGAGCTGCAGACCATCACCTGGATCGACGACCGCCGCCGCTTCAAGGCCGGCTATGCCGCGCCCAGCGTGCATCCGGCGCAGCAGCACCTGATCGGCGACGTGCTGCGCCCCGGCGACATCGAGAGCAACTACGCGCTGGCGCGCGAGCTGCGCCAGCCGGTGTTCTCCCAGCCCGCGGCCGGCGGCGATCCGCCGGCCATGCTGCAGCTGCACATCCCGCTGTTCGACCAGGGCCTGTTCGCGGGCGTGGTGCTCGGCGAGTTCTCGGTCGACGGCCTGCTGCGCTACGGCATGCCGTCCGAGGTGCAGGCGCGCTATGCGGTGTCGCTGCTCGACGCCAAGGGCAAGGTGATCGCGGGCAACACCGCCAACCTGCGCGAGACCGGCGCGCGCCTCCTGCCCTGGAGCGAACGCACCAACGAATACGAGGTGCCGGTCTCGCCCGTGGGCAACGCGCTGGTGCTGCGCGCCCAGGCCTATCGCACCTCGCAGGGCGTGGTCGGCAACGGGCTGTTCTGGCTGGTCTGCGCGCTCAGCGTGCTCACCAGCTGGATGCTGATCGGCACCTGGCGCCACACGCGCCGCAGGCTGCAGGCGCAGCAGCGGCTGGTGGCCGAGACCAACTTCCGCCGCGCGATGGAGAACTCGATGCTGACCGGCATGCGGGTGCTCGACCTGCAGGGCCGCATCACCTACGTCAACGCCGCTTTCTGCGCCATGACCGGCTGGGCCGAGGAGGAGCTGGTCGGCCAGACGCCGCCCTTCCCCTACTGGCTCGAATCCGACCGCGAGGTCATGAACGAGCGGCTCGAGGAGGAACTGCACGGCCGCGCCCTGCCCGGCGGCTTCCAGGTGCGGGTGAAGCGCAAGAACGGCAGCGTGTTCGACGCGCGGCTGTACGTGTCGCCGCTGATCGACGCGCGCGGCCACCAGACCGGCTGGATGACCTCGATGACCGACATCACCGAGCCCACCCGCATCCGCGAGCAGCTGTCGGCTTCCTACGAACGCTTCACCACCGTGCTCGAGGCGCTCGACGCCGCGGTGTCGGTGGCGCCGATCGGCAGCGAGGAGCTGCTGTTCGCCAACAAGCTCTACCGCCTGTGGTTCGGCTCCGACACCGTCGGCCACCTGGGCATGGTGGCGCAGGCCGGCGTGCCGGCCTCGAACGCGCACGACGAGGGCCTGGACGACGTCGACCCCTACGCCGGCCTGCCGATCGACACGCTGACCGCCGCGCAGGCGGCCAACAACGAGATCTTCGTGCCCGAGCTCGGCAAGTGGCTCGAGGTGCGCTCGCGCTACCTGACCTGGGTCGACGGCCGCCTGGCGCAGCTGGTGATCGCCACCGACATCACGCCGCGCCGCGATGCCGAGGAACAGGCGGCCGCGCAGGCCGACCGCGCGCAGTCGGCGAGCCGGCTGATCACCATGGGCGAGATGGCCTCGAGCGTGGCGCACGAGCTGAACCAGCCGCTGACCGCGATCAGCAACTACTGCAACGGGATGATGTCGCGCATCAAGAGCCAGTCGATCGACAACGACGCGCTGCTGGCCGCGCTCGAGAAGACCTCGAAGCAGGCCCAGCGCGCGGGCCAGATCATCCAGCGCATCCGCTCCTTCGTGAAACGCAGCGAACCCAACCGCACGCCGGCCGACGTGGCGACCATGGTCAGCGAGGCGGTCGAACTGGCCGGCATCGAGCTGCGCCGGCGCAACGTGCGCCTGAACCACTACGTGGCGGCGCGGCTGCCGATGGTGCGCGTCGACCCGATCCTGATCGAGCAGGTGATGGTCAACCTGCTGAAGAACGCGGCCGAGTCGATCGACCTCGCCGAGCGCCCGCTGGCGCGGCGCAGCGTCGAACTGCGCGTGCTGCCGAAGGTGATCGAGGGCCACAACGCGATCGAGTTCTCGGTGCAGGACACCGGCAAGGGCCTCGCGCCCGAGGTCATGGACCGGCTCTACGAGGCCTTCTTCTCGACCAAGCCCGAGGGCATGGGCATCGGGCTGAACCTGTGCCGCACCATCGTCGAGTCGCACCGCGGCCGGATGCAGGCGGAGAACATCTACAATGGCCCGGATGTGATCGGATGCCGTTTCTCCTTCTGGATTCCGGTGTTGGACGCTATCAGTTCCCTAGCAAGTGACGAGGTAAAGGTACCTGCATGA
- the aceE gene encoding pyruvate dehydrogenase (acetyl-transferring), homodimeric type → MSANPEKHFGPAANDADSQETREWMDALSAVIQSEGPERAHFLLEQLLEHARQNTVDMPFSANTGYVNTIEPSQEARSPGNLEIEQRLRAYMRWNAMAMVVKANRHHPPEGGDLGGHIGSFASLASMFGAGFNHFWHAESENHGGDLLYIQGHVSPGIYARAYLEGRLTEEQLLNFRQEVDGKGLSSYPHPKLMPEFWQFPTVSMGLGPLMAIYQARFLKYLHARGIANTENRKVWVFCGDGEMDEVESLGAIGLAARENLDNLIFVINCNLQRLDGPVRGNGKIIQELEGEFRGANWNVVKLIWGKGWDALLEKDHDGALRKIMMECNDGDYQSFKANDGAYVRKNFFGRDPRTLKMVEHLSDDEVWNLQRGGHDSQKVYAAFHAAQNHQGQPTVLLVKTVKGFGMGKIGEGKNTVHQTKKLNDDDIRAFRDRFNIPIPDSQIAELPFYKPADDTPEMKYLHERRKALGGYLPHRRVKAEESFTVPALETFKAVLEPTAEGREISTTQAYVRFLTQLLRDQALGPRVVPILVDEARTFGMEGLFRQVGIYNPHGQQYTPVDKDQVMYYKEDKAGQILQEGINEAGGMSSWIAAATSYSTNNRIMVPFYVYYSMFGFQRIGDLAWAAGDMQARGFLLGGTSGRTTLNGEGLQHEDGHSHILANTIPNCVSYDPTFAHEVGVILHHGLKRMVEKQDNVYYYITLLNENYPMPGLQPGTEEQIIKGMYLCRQAPAVKAAKGKEAPTVQLLGSGTILRESFAAQELLEKDWGVSAGVWSCPSFNELTRDGQDADRWNLLHPTEEARVPFVAQQLGGSTGPVVASTDYMKAYAEQIRPFIPKGRNYKVLGTDGFGRSDFRSKLREHFEVNRHYIVVAALKALAEDGALPAAKVAEAIKKYGINADKVNPLYA, encoded by the coding sequence ATGTCGGCAAATCCCGAGAAGCACTTCGGCCCGGCCGCGAACGACGCGGATTCCCAGGAAACGCGCGAGTGGATGGACGCCTTGTCCGCCGTGATCCAGAGCGAGGGCCCCGAGCGTGCGCACTTCCTGCTCGAACAGCTCCTGGAGCACGCCCGCCAGAACACGGTCGACATGCCGTTCTCGGCCAACACGGGCTACGTCAACACCATCGAACCCTCGCAGGAAGCCCGCAGCCCCGGCAACCTCGAGATCGAACAGCGCCTGCGCGCCTACATGCGCTGGAACGCGATGGCGATGGTGGTCAAGGCCAACCGCCACCACCCGCCCGAAGGCGGCGACCTCGGCGGCCACATCGGCTCCTTCGCCTCGCTGGCCAGCATGTTCGGCGCCGGCTTCAACCACTTCTGGCACGCCGAGAGCGAGAACCACGGCGGCGACCTGCTCTACATCCAGGGCCACGTCTCGCCCGGCATCTACGCCCGCGCCTACCTCGAAGGCCGCCTGACCGAGGAGCAGCTGCTCAACTTCCGCCAGGAAGTCGACGGCAAGGGCCTGTCGAGCTATCCGCATCCCAAGCTGATGCCCGAGTTCTGGCAGTTCCCGACGGTGTCGATGGGCCTGGGGCCGCTGATGGCGATCTACCAGGCGCGCTTCCTCAAGTACCTGCATGCCCGCGGCATCGCCAACACCGAGAACCGCAAGGTCTGGGTCTTCTGCGGCGACGGCGAGATGGACGAGGTCGAATCGCTGGGCGCCATCGGCCTGGCGGCGCGCGAGAACCTCGACAACCTGATCTTCGTCATCAACTGCAACCTGCAGCGCCTCGACGGCCCGGTGCGCGGCAACGGCAAGATCATCCAGGAGCTCGAGGGCGAGTTCCGCGGCGCCAACTGGAACGTGGTCAAGCTGATCTGGGGCAAGGGCTGGGACGCGCTGCTCGAGAAGGACCATGACGGCGCGCTGCGCAAGATCATGATGGAGTGCAACGACGGCGACTACCAGTCGTTCAAGGCCAACGACGGTGCCTACGTGCGCAAGAACTTCTTCGGCCGCGATCCGCGCACCCTGAAGATGGTCGAGCACCTGAGCGACGACGAGGTCTGGAACCTGCAGCGCGGCGGCCACGACTCGCAGAAGGTCTACGCGGCCTTCCACGCGGCGCAGAACCACCAGGGCCAGCCCACCGTGCTGCTCGTCAAGACCGTCAAGGGCTTCGGCATGGGCAAGATCGGCGAGGGCAAGAACACGGTCCACCAGACCAAGAAGCTCAACGACGACGACATCCGCGCCTTCCGCGATCGCTTCAACATCCCGATCCCCGACAGCCAGATCGCCGAGCTGCCGTTCTACAAGCCGGCCGACGACACGCCGGAAATGAAGTACCTGCACGAGCGCCGCAAGGCCCTGGGCGGCTACCTGCCGCACCGCCGCGTGAAGGCCGAGGAGAGCTTCACCGTGCCCGCGCTCGAGACCTTCAAGGCGGTGCTCGAGCCCACGGCCGAAGGCCGCGAGATCTCGACCACGCAGGCCTACGTGCGCTTCCTCACGCAGCTGCTGCGCGACCAGGCCCTGGGCCCGCGCGTGGTGCCGATCCTCGTGGACGAGGCGCGCACCTTCGGCATGGAAGGCCTGTTCCGCCAGGTCGGCATCTACAACCCGCACGGTCAGCAGTACACCCCGGTCGACAAGGACCAGGTCATGTACTACAAGGAAGACAAGGCCGGCCAAATCCTGCAGGAAGGCATCAACGAGGCCGGCGGCATGTCGAGCTGGATCGCGGCGGCCACGTCGTACAGCACGAACAACCGCATCATGGTGCCGTTCTACGTGTACTACTCGATGTTCGGCTTCCAGCGCATCGGCGACCTGGCCTGGGCGGCCGGCGACATGCAGGCGCGCGGCTTCCTGCTCGGCGGCACCTCGGGGCGCACCACGCTGAACGGCGAAGGCCTGCAGCACGAGGATGGCCACAGCCACATCCTGGCCAACACCATCCCGAACTGCGTGAGCTACGACCCGACCTTCGCGCACGAAGTCGGCGTGATCCTGCACCATGGCTTGAAGCGCATGGTCGAGAAGCAGGACAACGTCTACTACTACATCACGCTGCTCAACGAGAACTACCCGATGCCCGGCCTGCAGCCCGGCACCGAGGAACAGATCATCAAGGGCATGTACCTGTGCCGGCAGGCGCCGGCGGTCAAGGCCGCCAAGGGCAAGGAAGCCCCCACGGTGCAGCTGCTGGGCTCCGGCACCATCCTGCGCGAGAGCTTCGCGGCGCAGGAACTGCTCGAGAAGGACTGGGGCGTGAGCGCCGGCGTCTGGAGCTGCCCGAGCTTCAACGAGCTGACGCGCGACGGCCAGGACGCCGACCGCTGGAACCTGCTGCACCCGACCGAGGAAGCGCGCGTGCCCTTCGTGGCGCAGCAGCTCGGCGGCAGCACGGGCCCGGTGGTCGCGTCGACCGACTACATGAAGGCCTACGCCGAGCAGATCCGCCCCTTCATCCCCAAGGGCCGCAACTACAAGGTGCTGGGCACCGACGGCTTCGGCCGCAGCGACTTCCGCAGCAAGCTGCGCGAGCACTTCGAGGTCAACCGCCACTACATCGTCGTCGCCGCGCTCAAGGCCCTGGCCGAGGACGGCGCGCTGCCGGCCGCCAAGGTGGCCGAGGCGATCAAGAAGTACGGCATCAATGCCGACAAGGTGAACCCGCTCTACGCGTAA
- a CDS encoding MFS transporter, producing the protein MTTVVAVRKNGQVAMAADALVTFGDTRLTHRQEANQKIFSIEDAAGHSLFAMAGAAAHFLVLQHALAAQPRESLLFGSKHEVFRTFTMLHPVLKSSFFMETKEDDHEPYESSQFTMLLANASGIYGIYSYREVFEFKQFWSIGSGRSFALGAMHAVYDQKSRSARDVAEAGIAAACEFDRNSAGPVDSLTLKLKVSK; encoded by the coding sequence ATGACCACGGTCGTGGCCGTCCGCAAGAACGGCCAGGTCGCCATGGCGGCCGACGCGCTCGTGACCTTCGGGGACACGCGGCTCACGCACCGGCAGGAGGCGAACCAGAAGATCTTCTCGATCGAGGACGCCGCCGGCCACAGCCTGTTCGCGATGGCCGGCGCCGCGGCGCACTTCCTGGTGCTGCAGCATGCGCTGGCCGCGCAGCCGCGCGAGTCGCTGCTGTTCGGCAGCAAGCACGAGGTGTTCCGCACCTTCACGATGCTGCATCCGGTGCTCAAGAGCTCGTTCTTCATGGAGACCAAGGAAGACGATCACGAGCCCTACGAGTCGAGCCAGTTCACGATGCTGCTGGCCAACGCGAGCGGGATCTACGGCATCTACAGCTACCGCGAGGTGTTCGAGTTCAAGCAGTTCTGGAGCATCGGCTCGGGACGCAGCTTCGCGCTCGGCGCCATGCATGCGGTGTACGACCAGAAGTCGCGCTCGGCGCGCGACGTGGCGGAGGCGGGGATCGCCGCCGCCTGCGAATTCGATCGCAATTCGGCCGGACCGGTCGACTCTCTCACACTCAAACTGAAAGTGTCCAAATGA